One Streptomyces sp. RPA4-2 genomic window carries:
- a CDS encoding cytochrome P450 yields the protein MTARIALDPFVSDLDGESARLREAGPLAAVELPGGVPVWAVTRHAEARALLTDPRLVKDINVWGAWQRGEIAPDWPLIGLANPGRSMLTVDGADHRRMRTLVAQALTPRRVEQMRERITKLTQGLLDQLSADAGVVDLKADFAYPLPMYVVADLMGIEESRLPRLKELFEKFFSTQTPPAEVLATLTELAGIMADTVAAKRAEPGDDLTSALILASENGDHLTDEEIVSTLQLMVAAGHETTISLIVNAVVNLSAHPEQRALVLSGEADWPAVVEETLRHSTPTSHVLIRFATEDVPVGDKVIPAGDALIVSYGAIGRDENAHGPTAGDFDITRTTANRHISFGHGPHVCPGAALSRLEAGVALPALYERFPALDLAVPVAELRNKPVVTQNDLYELPVRLAP from the coding sequence ATGACCGCACGTATCGCCCTCGACCCGTTCGTGTCCGACCTCGACGGCGAGAGCGCCCGGCTGCGCGAAGCCGGTCCGCTGGCCGCCGTGGAACTGCCCGGCGGCGTACCCGTCTGGGCGGTCACCCGCCACGCGGAGGCCCGCGCGCTGCTCACGGACCCCCGGCTGGTGAAGGACATCAACGTGTGGGGCGCCTGGCAGCGCGGCGAGATAGCCCCCGACTGGCCGCTGATCGGCCTCGCCAACCCCGGTCGCTCCATGCTGACGGTCGACGGCGCGGACCACCGCAGGATGCGCACACTGGTGGCGCAGGCGCTGACGCCCCGCCGGGTGGAGCAGATGCGGGAGCGGATCACCAAGCTGACGCAGGGGCTGCTCGACCAGCTCTCCGCGGACGCCGGTGTCGTCGACCTGAAGGCCGACTTCGCCTACCCGCTGCCCATGTACGTCGTCGCCGACCTCATGGGCATCGAGGAGTCCCGGCTGCCCCGTCTCAAGGAGCTCTTCGAGAAGTTCTTCTCGACGCAGACCCCGCCGGCCGAGGTCCTCGCCACGCTCACCGAGCTGGCCGGGATCATGGCCGACACCGTCGCGGCCAAACGCGCCGAGCCCGGCGACGACCTGACCAGCGCCCTGATCCTCGCCTCCGAGAACGGCGACCACCTCACGGACGAGGAGATCGTCTCCACCCTCCAGCTGATGGTGGCGGCGGGACACGAGACCACGATCTCCCTCATCGTCAACGCGGTGGTCAACCTGTCCGCCCATCCGGAGCAGCGCGCGCTCGTCCTTTCCGGTGAGGCGGACTGGCCGGCCGTGGTGGAGGAGACACTGCGCCACTCCACCCCCACCTCGCACGTCCTGATCCGCTTCGCGACGGAGGACGTGCCGGTCGGCGACAAGGTCATCCCCGCGGGTGACGCGCTGATCGTGTCGTACGGCGCGATCGGGCGGGACGAGAACGCCCACGGCCCGACGGCCGGGGACTTCGACATCACCCGCACCACGGCGAACCGCCACATCTCGTTCGGCCACGGCCCGCACGTCTGCCCGGGTGCGGCCCTGTCCCGGCTGGAGGCGGGCGTCGCGCTGCCGGCGCTGTACGAGCGCTTCCCCGCCCTCGACCTGGCGGTCCCCGTCGCGGAGTTGCGCAACAAGCCCGTGGTCACCCAGAACGACCTGTACGAACTGCCGGTCCGGCTGGCCCCGTAG
- the thpR gene encoding RNA 2',3'-cyclic phosphodiesterase, translated as MRLFAAVLPPEEAVRELGAAVDGLHRLPGADDLRWTGRPGWHFTLAFYGEVEEELTGPLADRLSRAARRTPPVPLVLRGGGHFGGRALWAGVSGDVTTLRLLADRAEAAARRAGVPMGEHRRYRPHLTVARSRQAADFAPYVTALDDFAGRPWTAAELCLVRSNLPRSGVPGEQPRYETVARWALAGAGG; from the coding sequence ATGAGACTCTTCGCGGCCGTGCTGCCACCCGAGGAAGCGGTACGTGAACTCGGCGCGGCGGTGGACGGGTTGCACCGGCTGCCGGGCGCGGACGACCTGAGGTGGACGGGCCGCCCGGGGTGGCACTTCACGCTCGCCTTCTACGGCGAGGTCGAGGAGGAGCTCACCGGTCCCCTCGCGGACCGGCTGTCCCGGGCCGCCCGGCGTACGCCGCCCGTCCCGCTCGTCCTCCGGGGCGGCGGCCACTTCGGCGGCCGGGCCCTGTGGGCGGGGGTGTCGGGAGACGTCACCACCCTGCGCCTGCTCGCCGACCGCGCGGAGGCGGCGGCGCGCAGGGCGGGCGTCCCGATGGGGGAGCACCGCCGCTACCGCCCGCATCTGACGGTGGCCCGCAGCAGGCAGGCCGCCGACTTCGCGCCGTACGTCACCGCCTTGGACGACTTCGCCGGGCGCCCCTGGACGGCGGCCGAGCTGTGTCTCGTACGCAGCAATCTGCCGAGGTCGGGGGTCCCGGGGGAGCAGCCGCGCTACGAGACGGTGGCGCGGTGGGCGCTGGCCGGGGCGGGCGGCTGA
- a CDS encoding sensor histidine kinase yields MTAPSPSGERPTLRATAPAPLLTAALAALAVVGAVATAPNSARVPVAWVTGTAAVLLCVAVAVATRAVRSAQLARRRLDAVSQDAGRLLQERARQAEEFHQERTRLAEESARDRTRTADAEARERARLTADFEAERRRLGAEIAEEQRRSAELTAEKAHLAQQVRQATSDRAAAISATANAAGRMQALSTAMLADLRAMEEKHSDEEVLADLLHLDHRTAQAGRLADSVAVLAGARSGRRWARPIVMESILRGAMGRIGGYQRVRLHSSSDAAVAGHAAEGVMHALAELLDNAANFSPPTAEVHVYVEEVPAGVIVSVEDSGLVMGDVQLRRAERAVSGDGAELGGLTGTRLGLAVVGRLARKHGLKVSFRPSARGGTGVLVLIPQDLLSLPSAPAPALPRPRPPRHRPPPRPPPPYRPRTAMPRPGTTRGR; encoded by the coding sequence ATGACCGCGCCCAGCCCCTCCGGCGAACGACCCACCCTCCGCGCCACAGCGCCCGCACCCCTGCTCACCGCCGCCCTGGCGGCGCTCGCGGTGGTCGGTGCGGTGGCGACCGCGCCGAACTCCGCCCGGGTGCCTGTCGCCTGGGTCACCGGGACGGCCGCCGTGCTGCTCTGTGTGGCCGTCGCGGTCGCCACCCGCGCCGTACGGTCCGCGCAACTGGCGCGCCGCCGCCTCGACGCCGTGAGCCAGGACGCCGGGCGGCTGCTGCAGGAACGGGCCCGCCAGGCCGAGGAGTTCCACCAGGAGCGGACCCGGCTCGCGGAGGAGTCCGCGCGTGACCGGACCCGGACCGCCGACGCCGAGGCCCGCGAACGCGCGCGCCTCACCGCCGACTTCGAGGCCGAACGGCGGCGGCTCGGCGCCGAGATCGCCGAGGAGCAGCGGAGGTCCGCCGAACTCACCGCGGAGAAGGCGCACCTGGCCCAGCAGGTCCGGCAGGCCACGAGCGACCGCGCCGCCGCGATCTCGGCCACCGCCAACGCGGCCGGCCGTATGCAGGCCCTCTCCACGGCCATGCTCGCCGACCTGCGCGCCATGGAGGAGAAGCACTCCGACGAGGAGGTCCTCGCCGATCTCCTGCACCTCGACCACCGCACCGCGCAGGCCGGCCGTCTCGCCGACTCCGTCGCCGTCCTCGCTGGCGCCCGCTCCGGCCGCCGATGGGCACGGCCCATCGTCATGGAGTCGATCCTGCGCGGCGCCATGGGGCGCATCGGCGGCTACCAGCGGGTGCGCCTGCACTCCTCCAGCGACGCCGCCGTCGCCGGACACGCCGCCGAGGGCGTGATGCACGCGCTCGCCGAACTCCTCGACAACGCGGCGAACTTCTCGCCGCCGACCGCCGAGGTCCATGTGTACGTCGAGGAGGTCCCGGCCGGTGTCATCGTCTCCGTCGAGGACAGCGGCCTCGTCATGGGCGACGTCCAGCTGCGCCGCGCCGAGCGCGCCGTCTCCGGCGACGGCGCCGAACTGGGCGGCCTCACCGGTACCCGGCTCGGCCTCGCGGTGGTCGGCCGGCTCGCCCGCAAGCACGGCCTGAAGGTCTCCTTCCGGCCTTCCGCGCGCGGCGGCACCGGCGTCCTGGTGCTCATCCCCCAGGACCTGCTGTCCCTGCCGTCCGCGCCCGCGCCCGCGCTCCCCAGGCCGCGCCCGCCACGACACCGTCCCCCGCCGCGACCCCCGCCCCCGTACCGGCCGAGGACCGCAATGCCGCGGCCGGGGACCACCCGCGGCCGGTAA
- a CDS encoding WD40 repeat domain-containing protein — MRRSPSYLAAAAARVAAGAALVVALSAPAVADSGDGGFTIKDPRITESSGLAASRLHPGIYWTHNDSDDGPYLYAVDSKTGETVATVTMSGVGAPRDVEAISLGPDGDLYVGDIGDNLGGTWNHVWIYKLPEPKVLKDQTIRATQYVVKYADGPRNAEALMVHPKTGRVYIADKNEDGGHLYEGPAQLSPSGTNVFRRVATIDLWVTDGAFSPNGEQLALRGYFGGIVYTWNDGKPKRQGRLNVPLQGQGESVTYTPDGSELMYGSEGKDSPVQPGSVPGGGSDSKSPSKNGGSSSAGGDGGGGLGAGAKGALAVGAVLVVVLGVRRLRRKS, encoded by the coding sequence ATGCGCCGATCGCCCTCGTACCTTGCCGCAGCCGCCGCCCGGGTGGCCGCCGGAGCCGCCCTCGTCGTCGCGCTGTCGGCGCCCGCCGTCGCCGACAGCGGGGACGGCGGGTTCACGATCAAGGACCCCCGGATCACCGAGTCCAGCGGACTCGCCGCCTCGCGTCTGCACCCCGGCATCTACTGGACGCACAACGACAGCGACGACGGGCCGTACCTCTACGCCGTCGACAGCAAGACCGGCGAGACGGTCGCCACCGTCACGATGAGCGGGGTCGGCGCCCCCCGCGACGTCGAGGCCATCTCGCTCGGTCCGGATGGCGATCTCTACGTCGGTGACATCGGCGACAACCTCGGCGGCACCTGGAACCACGTCTGGATCTACAAGCTGCCCGAGCCGAAGGTGCTCAAGGACCAGACGATCCGGGCCACCCAGTACGTCGTGAAGTACGCGGACGGGCCCCGCAACGCGGAGGCGCTGATGGTGCATCCGAAGACCGGGCGGGTCTACATCGCCGACAAGAACGAGGACGGCGGCCACCTGTACGAGGGCCCCGCACAGCTCTCCCCCTCCGGCACGAACGTGTTCCGCAGGGTCGCCACCATCGACCTCTGGGTCACCGACGGGGCCTTCTCGCCGAACGGCGAACAGCTGGCGCTGCGCGGGTACTTCGGCGGGATCGTGTACACCTGGAACGACGGGAAGCCCAAGCGGCAGGGGCGGCTGAACGTTCCGCTGCAGGGACAGGGCGAGTCCGTCACGTACACGCCCGACGGGTCCGAGCTGATGTACGGGAGCGAGGGCAAGGACAGCCCGGTGCAGCCCGGTTCGGTTCCCGGGGGCGGCTCCGACTCCAAGTCCCCTTCGAAGAACGGTGGTTCGTCGTCGGCGGGCGGTGACGGGGGCGGTGGACTGGGTGCCGGGGCCAAGGGGGCGCTGGCGGTGGGTGCTGTGCTGGTGGTGGTCCTCGGGGTGAGGCGGCTGCGGCGCAAGTCCTAG
- a CDS encoding ATP/GTP-binding protein, translating to MDYATSDARTPLGATADNGLKIVVVGGFGVGKTTLVRSVSEIRPLNTEETMTRAGEAIDDISEVRGKSATTVAFDFGRITLDAHNVLYLFGAPGQERFWFLWDRLFSGTLGAVVLVDTRRIDDSWYAIDRLEHHGTPFIVACNDFGGPGHTPAEIREALDLDPHVPLIDCDARSRESSKRVLITLVEHLKTVYAAAAEATAPATPATEEVTKSPELAL from the coding sequence TTGGACTACGCAACCTCTGACGCGAGGACCCCGCTGGGCGCCACCGCCGACAACGGTCTGAAGATCGTGGTCGTCGGCGGTTTCGGCGTCGGCAAGACGACCCTGGTCCGCTCCGTGAGCGAGATCCGTCCCCTCAACACCGAGGAGACGATGACCCGGGCCGGTGAGGCGATCGACGACATCAGCGAGGTCCGCGGCAAGTCCGCGACCACCGTCGCCTTCGACTTCGGCCGCATCACGCTCGACGCCCACAACGTGCTGTACCTGTTCGGCGCGCCCGGCCAGGAACGCTTCTGGTTCCTGTGGGACCGCCTCTTCTCCGGCACCCTCGGCGCGGTCGTCCTCGTCGACACCCGCCGCATCGACGACTCCTGGTACGCGATCGACCGCCTGGAGCACCACGGCACGCCGTTCATCGTCGCCTGCAACGACTTCGGCGGCCCGGGACACACCCCCGCCGAGATCCGCGAGGCCCTCGACCTCGACCCGCACGTCCCGCTCATCGACTGCGACGCCCGCTCGCGGGAGTCCAGCAAACGGGTGCTGATCACCCTGGTCGAACACCTGAAGACCGTGTACGCCGCCGCGGCCGAGGCCACCGCCCCGGCCACCCCGGCCACCGAAGAAGTCACCAAGTCCCCGGAGTTGGCCCTGTGA
- a CDS encoding roadblock/LC7 domain-containing protein produces the protein MTGTTTADEKLSWLIEGLLERTPGARHALVLSRDGLKLCRTPELTVDRADQLAAIAAGIQSLSHGASVEFGDGSGGVRSAMTEFYGGVLFIVEAGDGAHLAVVTAEDADAGLVGHNMSELVEQLGEHLSAQPRTS, from the coding sequence ATGACCGGCACCACCACCGCCGACGAGAAGCTCTCCTGGCTCATCGAGGGCCTCCTCGAGCGCACCCCGGGCGCCCGGCACGCCCTCGTGCTCTCCCGCGACGGCCTGAAGCTGTGCCGCACCCCGGAGCTCACCGTCGACCGGGCGGACCAGCTCGCCGCGATCGCCGCCGGCATCCAGTCGCTGTCCCACGGCGCGTCCGTGGAGTTCGGCGACGGCAGCGGCGGTGTGCGCTCGGCGATGACCGAGTTCTACGGCGGGGTCCTGTTCATCGTGGAGGCCGGTGACGGCGCCCATCTCGCCGTGGTCACCGCCGAGGACGCGGACGCCGGCCTGGTCGGGCACAACATGAGCGAGCTGGTGGAGCAACTCGGCGAACACCTGAGCGCGCAGCCCCGGACGTCATGA
- the serC gene encoding phosphoserine transaminase, with the protein MADIQIPADIKPADGRFGAGPSKVRTEALDALAATGSSLLGTSHRQAPVKNLVGRVREGVRELFSLPDGYEVVLGNGGSTAFWDVATHGLIENKSQHLNFGEFSSKFAKAAKLAPWLAEPTVIVSDPGTHPEPSAEAGVDVYAFTHNETSTGVAAPVRRVAGADEGSLVLVDATSGAGGLPVDIAETDVYYFAPQKSFASDGGLWIGVFSPAAIERAERVHASGRHVPEFFSLPTAIDNSRKNQTYNTPALATLFLLNEQLEWINGQGGLAWSTARTKDSSTRLYTWAEDSKYATPFVTDAAKRSQVIGTIDFDDEIDAAAVAKVLRANGIVDTEPYRKLGRNQLRVAMFPAIDPADVEALTKCVDHVIEKL; encoded by the coding sequence GTGGCTGACATCCAGATCCCCGCTGACATCAAGCCCGCCGACGGACGCTTCGGCGCCGGCCCCTCCAAGGTGCGGACGGAGGCACTGGACGCGCTGGCGGCGACCGGCAGTTCTCTGCTCGGTACGTCCCACCGCCAGGCGCCGGTCAAGAACCTGGTCGGGAGGGTCCGGGAGGGTGTGCGCGAACTGTTCTCGCTGCCCGACGGGTACGAGGTCGTCCTCGGCAATGGCGGCTCCACCGCGTTCTGGGACGTGGCGACCCACGGCCTGATCGAGAACAAGTCGCAGCACCTCAACTTCGGTGAGTTCAGCTCCAAGTTCGCCAAGGCCGCCAAGCTCGCCCCGTGGCTCGCCGAACCCACCGTGATCGTGTCCGACCCGGGCACCCACCCCGAGCCCTCGGCCGAGGCCGGCGTCGACGTGTACGCCTTCACCCACAACGAGACCTCCACCGGTGTCGCCGCCCCCGTCAGGCGGGTCGCGGGCGCCGACGAGGGCTCCCTCGTCCTCGTGGACGCCACCTCCGGCGCCGGCGGCCTGCCGGTCGACATCGCCGAGACGGACGTCTACTACTTCGCCCCGCAGAAGTCCTTCGCCTCCGACGGCGGCCTGTGGATCGGGGTCTTCTCCCCCGCCGCCATCGAGCGCGCCGAGCGCGTCCACGCGTCGGGCCGCCATGTGCCGGAGTTCTTCTCGCTCCCCACGGCGATCGACAACTCCCGCAAGAACCAGACGTACAACACCCCGGCCCTCGCCACCCTCTTCCTGCTCAACGAGCAGCTGGAGTGGATCAACGGGCAGGGCGGCCTGGCCTGGTCCACGGCCCGCACCAAGGACTCCTCGACCCGGCTGTACACCTGGGCCGAGGACTCCAAGTACGCCACCCCGTTCGTCACCGACGCGGCCAAGCGCTCGCAGGTCATCGGCACGATCGACTTCGACGACGAGATCGACGCCGCCGCCGTCGCCAAGGTCCTGCGCGCCAACGGCATCGTCGACACCGAGCCCTACCGCAAGCTCGGCCGCAACCAGCTGCGCGTCGCGATGTTCCCGGCGATCGACCCGGCGGACGTCGAGGCGCTGACGAAGTGCGTCGACCACGTCATCGAGAAGCTCTGA
- a CDS encoding SGNH/GDSL hydrolase family protein: MLRFMPVGDSQTIGSAGEHTWRYRMWQHLRATYGGPFRIVGPRETLYDKATESPDSYEYAEPDFPQAHLAGWGEGWIHMVPLIRDAVRVHRADVLLVSLGLIDLGFYTNAEQTAENVRAFVAEARAANPRIRIAVLPVIPNVRAQSDAPFAAAVASFNDFLAKAVADLDEPRSPLLLVSPPLGYDIHLDTYDGTHPNESGEHRITEAFAEAMYQAWDLGEPYAAESA; the protein is encoded by the coding sequence ATGCTCAGGTTCATGCCCGTCGGCGACTCCCAGACGATCGGGAGCGCGGGGGAACACACGTGGCGTTACCGGATGTGGCAGCACCTGCGCGCGACGTACGGGGGCCCGTTCCGGATCGTCGGCCCGCGCGAGACGCTGTACGACAAGGCGACCGAGTCCCCCGACTCGTACGAGTACGCGGAACCGGACTTCCCGCAGGCCCATCTCGCCGGCTGGGGCGAGGGCTGGATCCACATGGTCCCGCTGATCCGGGACGCGGTCCGCGTGCACCGCGCCGACGTGCTCCTGGTCTCCCTCGGCCTGATCGACCTGGGTTTCTACACGAACGCGGAGCAGACGGCCGAGAACGTCCGCGCCTTCGTCGCCGAGGCCCGCGCGGCGAACCCGCGGATCCGGATAGCCGTCCTGCCGGTGATACCGAACGTCCGCGCGCAGTCCGACGCGCCCTTCGCCGCCGCGGTGGCCTCCTTCAACGACTTCCTCGCGAAGGCGGTCGCCGACCTCGACGAGCCCCGCTCCCCCCTGCTGCTCGTCTCCCCGCCCCTCGGGTACGACATCCACCTCGACACCTACGACGGCACCCACCCGAACGAGAGCGGCGAACACCGGATCACGGAGGCCTTCGCCGAGGCGATGTACCAGGCCTGGGACCTCGGGGAACCGTACGCGGCCGAAAGCGCCTGA
- a CDS encoding DUF742 domain-containing protein — MSRPGRDDAPDRLYTLTGGRSRSGPDTPFDLVTLVVAECDPVLGMQSEHAAILRLCERPTAVVEIAAVLKLPVSITRVLLSDLLAAGRVSARHPQKAALPDPDILEQVLVGLRNL, encoded by the coding sequence ATGAGCCGTCCGGGCAGGGACGACGCGCCCGACCGGCTGTACACCCTCACCGGAGGACGCAGCCGTTCCGGGCCGGACACCCCGTTCGACCTCGTGACGCTCGTGGTCGCCGAGTGCGACCCGGTGCTGGGCATGCAGTCGGAGCACGCCGCGATCCTGCGGCTGTGCGAGCGGCCGACGGCGGTCGTGGAGATCGCCGCCGTGCTGAAACTGCCGGTGTCCATCACCCGGGTCCTGCTCTCCGACCTGCTCGCCGCGGGCCGGGTCAGCGCCCGCCACCCGCAGAAGGCAGCACTACCCGATCCCGACATCCTGGAGCAGGTGCTCGTTGGACTACGCAACCTCTGA
- a CDS encoding aldo/keto reductase, whose translation MKYTQLGRTGLKVSRLVLGTMNFGPQTDEADSHAIMDAALASGINYFDTANVYGWGENKGRTEEIIGNWFAQGGERRDKVVLATKVYGNMAAEGDAWPNHDKLSAVNIRRAVDASLKRLKTDYIDVYQFHHVDRRTPFEEIWQAIDVLVQQGKILYVGSSNFPGYKIAQANEIAARRGGTIGLVSEQCLYNLAERRAEMEVIPAAQEYGLGVIPWSPLHGGLLGGVIRKEAEGGRRAGGRAAESLANTAIRAQIQSYEDLLDKHGIEPGEAALAWLLTRPGVTGPIVGPRTAQQLDSALRAVELELSQELLSALDEIFPGPGPSPEAFAW comes from the coding sequence ATGAAGTACACGCAGCTCGGACGCACGGGACTCAAGGTCAGCCGACTCGTCCTCGGCACCATGAACTTCGGTCCGCAGACCGACGAGGCCGACAGCCACGCGATCATGGACGCGGCACTGGCCTCAGGGATCAACTACTTCGACACCGCGAACGTGTACGGCTGGGGCGAGAACAAGGGCCGTACGGAAGAGATCATCGGGAACTGGTTCGCCCAGGGCGGCGAGCGGCGCGACAAGGTCGTGCTCGCCACCAAGGTGTACGGCAACATGGCCGCCGAAGGCGACGCCTGGCCCAACCACGACAAGCTCTCCGCGGTCAACATCCGGCGGGCGGTCGACGCCAGCCTCAAGCGGCTCAAGACCGACTACATCGACGTCTACCAGTTCCACCACGTCGACCGCCGCACCCCCTTCGAGGAGATCTGGCAGGCGATCGACGTCCTGGTCCAGCAGGGCAAGATCCTCTACGTCGGCTCCAGCAACTTCCCCGGCTACAAGATCGCCCAGGCCAACGAGATCGCCGCCCGCCGCGGCGGCACCATCGGCCTCGTCAGCGAACAGTGCCTCTACAACCTGGCCGAGCGACGCGCCGAGATGGAGGTCATCCCGGCCGCTCAGGAGTACGGGCTCGGGGTCATCCCCTGGTCCCCGCTGCACGGCGGACTGCTCGGCGGGGTCATCCGCAAGGAGGCGGAGGGCGGCCGCAGGGCGGGCGGCCGGGCCGCCGAGTCGCTGGCCAACACCGCCATCCGCGCGCAGATCCAGTCGTACGAGGACCTGCTCGACAAGCACGGGATCGAACCCGGCGAGGCGGCACTGGCCTGGCTGCTGACCCGGCCCGGCGTCACCGGCCCCATCGTCGGCCCGCGCACCGCGCAGCAGCTCGACTCCGCCCTGCGCGCCGTCGAACTGGAGCTGTCGCAGGAGCTCCTCTCCGCGCTGGACGAGATCTTCCCGGGCCCGGGTCCATCCCCGGAGGCCTTCGCCTGGTAG
- a CDS encoding cytochrome P450, whose protein sequence is MTSAPVPLSGPRFQTEPAELYREMRRDHGSVASVVLDGDIPAWLVLGYRELHQVTGDPVLFSRDSDLWNQWDRIPDDWPLLPMIGRKQPSILYTVGERHRERAAMISDALEAVDPFELRTHAERFADELIDAACAKGEIDLVGDYAALLPVRVLATLYGFSEEQGPGLVTALNDMINGREGALAGQQHLAGSMARLLADRKADPASDVVSRMLADTSGFTDEEIIQDLMVMMAAGHQPTADWIGNSLRLMLTDDRFAASLFGGRNSVAEAMNEVLWEDTPTQNVAGRWASRDTQLGGHRVRAGDLLLLGLQGANSDPQVRTDGSALTGGNNAHFSFGHGEHRCPFPAQEVAEVIARTGIEVVLDRLPDIDLTVPADSLTRRPSPWLRGLTELPVRFTPVPAL, encoded by the coding sequence GTGACCTCCGCCCCCGTGCCCCTCAGCGGGCCCCGGTTCCAGACCGAACCGGCCGAGCTGTACCGGGAGATGCGGCGCGACCACGGTTCGGTGGCGTCCGTCGTGCTGGACGGCGACATCCCGGCGTGGCTGGTGCTCGGCTACCGCGAACTGCACCAGGTCACCGGCGATCCCGTGCTGTTCAGCCGGGACTCCGACCTGTGGAACCAGTGGGACCGCATCCCCGACGACTGGCCGCTGCTGCCGATGATCGGCCGCAAGCAGCCCTCCATCCTCTACACCGTCGGCGAACGCCACCGTGAGCGCGCCGCGATGATCAGCGACGCACTGGAGGCCGTCGACCCCTTCGAACTGCGCACCCACGCCGAGCGGTTCGCCGACGAACTCATCGACGCGGCCTGCGCCAAGGGCGAGATCGACCTCGTCGGGGACTACGCGGCACTGCTGCCCGTACGGGTCCTCGCGACGCTCTACGGCTTCTCCGAGGAACAGGGCCCCGGCCTGGTCACCGCCCTCAACGACATGATCAACGGGCGGGAGGGGGCACTCGCCGGACAGCAGCACCTCGCCGGTTCCATGGCGCGGCTGCTGGCCGACCGCAAGGCCGACCCCGCGAGCGACGTCGTCTCCCGGATGCTCGCCGACACCTCCGGCTTCACCGACGAGGAGATCATCCAGGACCTGATGGTCATGATGGCCGCGGGCCACCAGCCCACCGCGGACTGGATCGGCAACTCGCTGCGCCTGATGCTCACGGACGACCGCTTCGCCGCCTCCCTCTTCGGCGGCCGCAACAGCGTCGCGGAGGCCATGAACGAGGTCCTCTGGGAGGACACCCCCACCCAGAACGTCGCCGGCCGCTGGGCCTCCCGCGACACCCAGCTCGGCGGCCACCGCGTCCGCGCCGGCGACCTGCTGCTGCTCGGCCTCCAGGGCGCCAACTCCGACCCGCAGGTCCGCACCGACGGCTCCGCCCTCACCGGCGGCAACAACGCCCACTTCTCCTTCGGCCACGGCGAGCACCGCTGCCCGTTCCCGGCCCAGGAGGTCGCCGAGGTCATCGCGCGCACGGGCATCGAGGTCGTACTGGACCGGCTGCCCGACATCGACCTGACGGTACCCGCCGACTCCCTCACCCGCCGGCCCTCACCCTGGCTGCGCGGCCTCACCGAACTCCCGGTGCGCTTCACCCCCGTACCCGCACTGTGA